In one window of Bdellovibrio bacteriovorus DNA:
- a CDS encoding SRPBCC family protein — protein sequence MATKNKPNEIYINRIYDAPVKLVWDAWTDPKKVALWWGPRGFTITTHSKDLKPGGHWAYTMHGPDGTNWENKTIYHEVEKYSRLVYDHGGNDDRPPLFRVTVDFTEIGKNKTKMEMTMALATAEAAAETKKFIKQASGNSTWDRLAEYLEKEASGKENFVINRVFEAPINLMREMWTNPKHFSQWLAPTGFKMEFLRSDIKPGASTFYFMTNGQGVDMYGTAKYLEVSADRIVYTQQFADKDENISRHPMAPTWPETMLTTVQLAEESPTETRVTVTWEIFGEATPAEIATFVKERAGMTQGWTGSFDKLEEYLLKVK from the coding sequence ATGGCAACAAAAAATAAACCCAACGAAATCTATATCAACCGAATCTATGATGCTCCGGTAAAGCTGGTATGGGATGCATGGACAGACCCCAAAAAAGTAGCACTGTGGTGGGGCCCACGTGGTTTCACCATCACCACACACAGTAAAGACCTAAAACCCGGTGGGCATTGGGCTTACACAATGCACGGACCTGACGGCACGAACTGGGAAAACAAAACGATTTATCACGAGGTCGAAAAATACTCACGGCTGGTTTACGATCATGGTGGCAATGATGATCGCCCTCCCCTTTTTCGTGTGACCGTTGATTTCACGGAAATCGGAAAAAATAAAACTAAAATGGAAATGACCATGGCCTTAGCCACAGCCGAAGCCGCCGCTGAAACCAAAAAGTTCATCAAGCAAGCCAGTGGCAATTCCACTTGGGATCGTTTGGCAGAATACTTAGAAAAAGAAGCTTCTGGAAAAGAAAACTTCGTCATCAATCGCGTCTTTGAAGCGCCGATCAATTTGATGCGCGAAATGTGGACGAACCCCAAACACTTCTCACAATGGCTGGCCCCCACAGGTTTTAAAATGGAGTTTTTGCGTTCAGATATCAAACCGGGCGCATCGACATTTTATTTTATGACAAACGGTCAAGGTGTCGATATGTATGGAACCGCTAAATACTTAGAGGTGTCTGCGGATCGCATCGTGTACACGCAACAGTTCGCCGACAAAGATGAAAATATCTCTCGCCACCCCATGGCGCCGACGTGGCCTGAAACGATGCTGACCACGGTACAACTAGCAGAAGAAAGTCCCACCGAAACACGCGTCACCGTGACATGGGAAATCTTTGGCGAGGCCACTCCGGCAGAGATCGCGACATTCGTTAAAGAAAGAGCCGGCATGACTCAAGGATGGACCGGGTCCTTTGATAAGTTGGAAGAGTACCTGCTTAAAGTTAAATAA
- a CDS encoding DUF1398 domain-containing protein, giving the protein MTSPQEAIQNAYQRAMEIKPKVGGYPYLAECLRQAGVQKYTYNLPSCQSIYITDKGNVVSQGELLVKGMADVPAFDKNAFINILRISQNGDSTFPEFIKSTWESGVVSYVADLINRKVTYYGALGESYVEDFPAVKIS; this is encoded by the coding sequence ATGACAAGCCCACAAGAGGCTATTCAAAATGCCTATCAGCGCGCGATGGAAATAAAACCTAAAGTCGGCGGCTATCCCTACCTCGCTGAATGTCTAAGGCAGGCCGGAGTTCAAAAGTACACGTACAATCTTCCTTCGTGTCAAAGTATCTATATCACCGATAAAGGAAATGTCGTCAGCCAAGGGGAGCTTCTAGTCAAAGGCATGGCCGATGTGCCTGCATTTGATAAAAATGCATTTATTAATATTTTGCGCATCAGCCAAAACGGGGATAGCACCTTCCCTGAATTTATCAAATCTACTTGGGAATCAGGTGTTGTGAGCTATGTCGCGGATCTTATCAATCGCAAGGTCACTTATTATGGAGCGTTGGGTGAATCTTACGTTGAAGATTTTCCGGCGGTGAAGATTTCTTAA
- a CDS encoding MarR family winged helix-turn-helix transcriptional regulator, producing MSRRYPVPPAKEVSHLKEHLGYWMRMVSNGVSHTFARKLESKGVTVAEWVILREMFENQDTTTPSTVAELTGLTRGAVSKLITRLLDKDLVSRKESSDDRRYQDIKLTGKGKNLVPQLAKIADENDQSFFSILTKSERDQLKVLLMKMAGHEKIKALPID from the coding sequence ATGTCTAGGAGATACCCGGTGCCGCCAGCTAAAGAGGTCAGTCATTTAAAGGAACATTTAGGGTACTGGATGCGCATGGTTTCCAACGGTGTTTCGCACACCTTTGCTCGAAAGCTTGAATCCAAAGGGGTGACGGTGGCTGAATGGGTTATCTTGCGGGAGATGTTTGAAAATCAAGATACTACGACTCCAAGTACTGTTGCCGAATTGACCGGACTCACTCGGGGAGCTGTCTCAAAATTGATCACGCGTCTTTTAGATAAGGATTTAGTCAGCCGCAAAGAATCGTCGGATGACCGGCGCTATCAAGACATCAAGCTGACTGGCAAGGGTAAAAATCTTGTGCCTCAGTTGGCCAAGATTGCTGATGAAAATGACCAATCCTTTTTTTCGATTTTGACAAAATCAGAACGTGATCAATTAAAAGTTCTATTAATGAAAATGGCGGGTCACGAAAAAATTAAAGCCCTGCCGATTGATTAA
- a CDS encoding zinc-binding alcohol dehydrogenase family protein — protein sequence MKALGYKKAHTLADFEISEIQIPVPKLKPHDVLVKVKALAINPVDIKIRQNRNASGEYVILGWDAAGVIEDLGTDVHGFAKGDEVYYAGDLNRDGSYAEFQAVDHRIIAKKPHSLSFIESAALPLTSLTAWEALLERRFEYTPETKVLVIGGAGGVGSIAVQLLKSETKAKVIATASRPETKAWCEKWGADHVIDHRQNLATELAKLDIKYVDIIFGTTHSADYLTQIPGILKPFGHFVLIDDPKVLDIAAFKSKSLSVHWEFMFAKSSHGYKMETQGHILKTVAHLVDSRKIQSTGNTVLKGLTPGHIRQAHQMIENGTSIGKIVISID from the coding sequence ATGAAAGCATTGGGATATAAAAAAGCGCACACGTTGGCTGACTTTGAAATTTCTGAAATTCAAATCCCCGTGCCAAAACTTAAGCCCCATGATGTCTTAGTCAAAGTAAAAGCCCTGGCGATCAATCCTGTCGATATCAAGATACGCCAAAATCGTAATGCTTCAGGCGAATATGTTATTTTAGGCTGGGATGCCGCCGGAGTGATTGAAGACCTGGGTACTGACGTTCATGGCTTTGCCAAGGGCGACGAGGTTTATTATGCCGGAGATTTAAATCGCGACGGCAGTTATGCCGAATTCCAAGCGGTGGATCATCGTATCATCGCTAAAAAACCGCACAGCTTAAGTTTTATCGAATCCGCCGCACTGCCATTGACCTCACTGACCGCTTGGGAAGCTTTATTAGAAAGACGCTTTGAATACACCCCTGAAACAAAAGTCCTTGTAATTGGTGGAGCTGGCGGCGTTGGATCGATTGCCGTGCAACTTTTAAAGTCAGAAACCAAAGCCAAAGTGATCGCGACAGCCTCGCGTCCAGAAACAAAAGCATGGTGTGAAAAATGGGGCGCAGATCATGTGATCGATCACCGCCAAAATCTTGCCACTGAACTTGCGAAATTAGATATCAAATACGTGGATATTATTTTCGGCACCACGCATTCTGCCGATTATTTGACGCAAATTCCGGGAATCCTAAAACCTTTCGGTCATTTTGTTCTTATTGATGACCCGAAAGTTTTAGATATCGCGGCTTTCAAATCAAAATCGCTTTCGGTGCACTGGGAGTTCATGTTCGCGAAAAGTTCGCACGGATATAAAATGGAAACCCAAGGCCATATCCTAAAAACCGTCGCCCACTTAGTGGACTCACGTAAAATTCAGTCCACCGGAAATACCGTCTTAAAAGGTCTTACGCCAGGACACATTCGCCAAGCCCATCAAATGATTGAAAATGGGACCAGCATCGGAAAGATCGTGATCAGTATTGATTAG
- a CDS encoding MFS transporter, which yields MSSITSSANTQMSKGLTLLLGTAVGLIVANLYYAQPIVALIAGSLEINPALAGMILMLTQIGYGVGVLFLVPLGDIVENKKLIFSLIGLLIVSLLALAFVTQSVPYFIAAFVLGLGASAVQIIVPYAAHLTPEASRGRVVGSLMSGLMLGIMLSRPIASFLTDMFSWHAVFFLSAALMLVLSLVLMKFLPQRKPNHLGIGYLDLLGSMVQLVLRTPVLRRRGLYQAFMFGAFSLFWTTTPILLAGPEYHLSQTQIALFALAGVAGAIVAPLAGRAADLGMSRQGTAVAMFSAIAAFLMTHIFAPGSMMSLVFLVLSAILLDAGITANLVLGQRAIFSLRAKYRSRLNGLYIAMIFVGGAAGSFLGAWAYAKGGWALTSVVGMAMPALALLAFATEWITGFHQKRKPARA from the coding sequence ATGAGTTCTATTACTTCTTCTGCCAATACCCAAATGTCTAAAGGTCTTACTCTTCTGCTGGGAACAGCGGTGGGTCTTATCGTTGCCAATCTTTATTATGCCCAACCGATCGTGGCGCTGATTGCGGGATCACTAGAAATAAATCCGGCCTTAGCTGGAATGATCCTCATGCTGACCCAAATTGGATATGGGGTCGGGGTTCTATTTTTAGTGCCGCTGGGGGATATTGTTGAAAATAAAAAGCTGATATTTTCTTTGATCGGCTTATTGATTGTGTCTTTGCTGGCCTTGGCTTTCGTTACGCAAAGTGTTCCGTATTTTATCGCGGCCTTTGTTTTGGGTTTAGGGGCTTCAGCCGTGCAGATCATTGTTCCTTATGCGGCTCACTTAACTCCGGAAGCGAGCCGTGGCCGGGTGGTCGGAAGTTTGATGAGCGGCCTTATGTTGGGCATCATGCTTTCGCGTCCCATCGCAAGTTTTTTAACAGATATGTTTTCATGGCACGCGGTTTTCTTTCTTTCTGCCGCTTTGATGTTAGTGTTGTCGTTGGTTCTGATGAAATTTCTTCCGCAAAGGAAACCGAACCACCTGGGAATTGGTTATCTCGATTTGCTAGGGTCCATGGTGCAACTTGTTTTGCGTACACCGGTTTTGCGCCGCCGTGGGCTCTATCAAGCTTTTATGTTTGGGGCTTTCAGTCTTTTCTGGACGACAACTCCTATCTTGTTAGCGGGTCCAGAATATCATCTTTCACAAACTCAAATCGCCCTTTTTGCTTTAGCGGGTGTGGCGGGGGCCATCGTTGCTCCGTTAGCAGGGCGAGCCGCTGATTTAGGGATGAGTCGGCAGGGAACGGCCGTTGCGATGTTTTCAGCGATTGCTGCCTTTTTGATGACTCATATTTTTGCGCCAGGTTCGATGATGTCTTTGGTGTTCTTAGTTTTATCGGCCATTTTATTAGATGCCGGCATTACCGCGAACTTAGTTTTAGGTCAGCGCGCGATCTTTTCATTGCGAGCCAAGTATCGCAGTCGCTTAAATGGGCTTTATATCGCGATGATCTTTGTCGGCGGTGCGGCGGGTTCTTTTTTGGGAGCCTGGGCTTACGCCAAAGGCGGCTGGGCTTTGACATCCGTCGTGGGAATGGCGATGCCCGCCCTGGCACTGTTAGCTTTTGCCACTGAGTGGATCACGGGCTTTCACCAAAAAAGAAAACCCGCGCGCGCTTAA
- a CDS encoding GFA family protein gives MKYTGGCHCQKLRFEVEANIENLLACNCSICGKKGHLLTFVPDSQFKMLTSTETLSDYQFGKKNIHHHFCSNCGVSAFGAGSMPDGTKMRSINARCLDGLDVTKFPVHHYDGASL, from the coding sequence ATGAAATATACCGGCGGTTGTCATTGTCAGAAACTTCGTTTTGAAGTCGAAGCCAACATCGAAAATCTTTTAGCGTGTAATTGCTCTATCTGCGGTAAAAAGGGGCACCTTTTGACGTTTGTGCCAGACAGCCAATTCAAAATGCTCACCTCCACGGAAACTCTTTCAGACTATCAATTCGGAAAAAAGAATATTCATCATCATTTTTGTTCAAATTGTGGCGTCAGTGCTTTTGGTGCGGGCTCAATGCCAGACGGAACTAAAATGCGTTCGATCAATGCCCGCTGCTTAGATGGACTGGATGTGACGAAATTTCCGGTTCACCATTATGATGGAGCTAGTCTTTAA
- the rsgA gene encoding ribosome small subunit-dependent GTPase A, with translation MSFNDNDFLSRQGWDEFFESIFKDPFLSTLTPARVIGEERELYRLQTQPDQSFWGAITGKLQHRARGRADYPAVGDWVLIDHPPGADRAVIHAVCPRKTVMQRQQVASTAADVQIIASNIDTIFIATSLNDDFNVRRLHRYMTVAFSSGARPVILLTKADLLSDGGASVITEVHAEFPGTGVYTLSMNDFAQARFFEKYLGPGQTVVVVGSSGVGKSTLVNYLIGHEVLKTQGIREDDSKGRHTTTSRGLFPTRFEGWIIDTPGMRELSMVDHEEGLHAQFSEIEELIGQCRFSDCQHHGEPGCAIQRGLDEGLISPDRWASYLKLAAEIRHALRKQDRSLYAEDRKLWKKLTLAGRARGENKRRIK, from the coding sequence ATGTCGTTCAACGACAATGATTTTTTATCCCGTCAAGGATGGGATGAGTTTTTTGAAAGTATATTTAAAGATCCATTTTTATCAACCCTAACCCCGGCGCGTGTTATTGGCGAAGAGCGCGAACTTTATCGCTTACAAACACAGCCGGATCAATCTTTCTGGGGAGCGATCACCGGAAAACTGCAACACCGTGCGCGCGGACGAGCCGATTACCCGGCCGTCGGGGATTGGGTTTTAATCGATCACCCCCCGGGGGCCGATCGTGCGGTGATTCATGCCGTGTGCCCGCGAAAAACCGTGATGCAAAGGCAGCAAGTTGCCTCCACCGCGGCTGATGTGCAAATCATCGCTAGCAACATCGACACCATTTTTATTGCGACATCGCTCAATGATGATTTCAATGTTCGGCGTTTGCATCGTTATATGACGGTGGCTTTTTCTTCAGGGGCAAGGCCGGTGATTTTATTAACCAAAGCCGACTTGTTATCAGATGGCGGAGCTTCGGTGATCACCGAGGTTCACGCCGAGTTCCCGGGAACCGGGGTGTATACACTCTCGATGAATGATTTTGCTCAAGCTCGGTTTTTTGAAAAGTATCTGGGCCCGGGACAAACGGTGGTGGTCGTGGGCTCGTCGGGTGTAGGTAAGTCCACCTTGGTGAATTATCTTATTGGTCACGAGGTTTTAAAAACCCAAGGTATTCGAGAAGACGATAGCAAAGGACGACACACGACAACTTCACGCGGACTTTTTCCGACTCGATTTGAAGGTTGGATTATTGACACGCCAGGGATGCGCGAGCTTTCCATGGTGGATCATGAAGAGGGTTTGCATGCGCAGTTTTCTGAAATCGAAGAGCTGATTGGACAATGTCGTTTTTCAGATTGTCAGCATCACGGCGAACCCGGCTGCGCCATTCAACGTGGCCTAGACGAAGGACTCATCAGTCCCGACAGATGGGCCAGTTATTTAAAGCTTGCCGCTGAGATTCGACATGCGCTTCGTAAACAAGATCGCAGCCTGTATGCCGAAGATCGCAAGCTATGGAAGAAGCTGACTCTTGCTGGCCGAGCTCGAGGTGAAAATAAAAGACGGATAAAATAG
- a CDS encoding S8 family serine peptidase, whose protein sequence is MNLLANFLSKKTAVSGVLFTVMLTACTDQTSLHLLTGPELKDGLYTTRSEVAEPFVTILRLKNPALLETAKRVDGKLVIDPELLANIEAEQEATIEELKGISSEIRVLIRYKSVLNGIAIWAPADTLEKITSIPNVTMTERSGHFRRSTLAEVKAFTPVGKKTSVNFIGADKAHANGIRGQGMKVGIIDTGIDYTHKMLGGEGTEEAFKAIDPSAATPAFPNKKVVGGIDLAGSKFNTSSNNPAERIPVPDSNPIDESGHGTHVAGTVAGIGDGVNTYSGVAPDAVLYAIKVFGAGGTTSDEVVIAALEYAVNPSGDLKYEDQLDVVNLSLGGGYGNPHIMYATAIKNTVRGGTVVVASAGNEGDKGYIVGAPSISDEAISVASSIDNMDQNVFFPAATFMFGEQKLKAEFSEAAITKSLSTLESLQGELVDIGFADAELAPELKQQLAGKVAFIERGKVSFADKIKRAQEAGAIAVVVMNNSDTPVLFVMGGDATFNIPGVMISRKDGIKIREEMARSPVSVNLKTTDKVEKPWLIDTISDFSSRGPRSEDGMIKPEIAAPGTNIISADMGMGDKGAALSGTSMAGPHIAGVMALLKQKFPSLSGLELKSVLLGHGKVIADAKGNTYSVSRQGAGRVQVFSSFNATVVTTPSTLSFGITDLEKQKTLSMNLKVKNISAKAVSLTPTWKGSKALKVSVPAISLAAGEEKTVLIKAALTGSLMTAQTEELDGFLQLRDGEDLALQIPALAIVRQISQVKATSLVVAATSEVDSSGSTTELTLENKGVNSGDAYIFNLLGVDNRKPNNKPDWFPNRNCDMQSAGYRIVEKDGTRILQIAVKLYEGMTTWHSCEVNVQIDSNNDNITDQEIAGLPMSSLPGLDGDQFISLLLDGTKARQLRKQFEAAVKEDPKLKEDYTAAVQDTRGMLAVDNSTLAIIEANISKLALSDGGELSLKISTTHQDAGINEYDDYLEKQSTQWKKISVHAQAQGYVNIPEAVTLKAQEKVQVSLTKGYGAESLVVYMPQNRSVRDVLLEDSQSQVISPVFKVTDEQE, encoded by the coding sequence TTGAATCTTTTGGCGAATTTCTTAAGCAAAAAGACCGCGGTGAGCGGTGTACTTTTTACCGTGATGTTAACTGCTTGTACGGATCAAACAAGCCTTCATCTTCTGACAGGTCCTGAACTTAAAGATGGATTGTACACCACCCGTTCTGAAGTTGCAGAGCCCTTTGTCACGATCCTTCGCCTCAAAAACCCAGCACTTCTGGAAACTGCAAAGCGCGTTGATGGCAAACTGGTTATCGATCCGGAGCTTTTAGCAAACATCGAAGCCGAACAAGAAGCCACGATCGAAGAGCTTAAAGGCATCTCGTCTGAAATCCGCGTTTTGATCCGCTATAAATCCGTTTTAAACGGCATTGCAATCTGGGCCCCCGCCGACACCTTAGAAAAAATCACTTCGATTCCGAATGTCACTATGACCGAGCGTTCCGGGCATTTCCGCAGATCTACTTTGGCCGAAGTTAAAGCTTTTACCCCCGTCGGTAAAAAGACCTCTGTCAACTTTATCGGTGCGGATAAAGCCCACGCGAATGGGATCCGCGGCCAAGGTATGAAGGTAGGTATCATCGATACCGGGATCGACTACACCCACAAAATGTTGGGCGGAGAAGGTACAGAAGAAGCGTTCAAAGCGATCGACCCTTCGGCCGCTACACCGGCGTTCCCGAATAAAAAAGTAGTCGGTGGTATTGATTTAGCCGGATCTAAATTTAACACATCATCAAACAATCCTGCAGAACGTATTCCTGTTCCAGATAGCAACCCGATTGATGAATCAGGTCACGGCACTCACGTGGCCGGAACCGTTGCGGGTATTGGTGATGGTGTAAACACTTATAGTGGCGTGGCTCCCGACGCCGTCCTTTACGCGATCAAGGTTTTTGGCGCCGGGGGAACAACCAGTGACGAGGTGGTTATTGCCGCCCTTGAGTACGCGGTCAATCCTTCAGGAGATTTAAAATACGAAGATCAATTAGACGTCGTGAACCTTTCGCTAGGCGGTGGTTACGGCAATCCACATATCATGTATGCCACAGCGATTAAAAACACCGTGCGCGGCGGGACCGTCGTGGTGGCTTCCGCCGGTAACGAAGGTGATAAAGGTTATATCGTCGGCGCACCGAGTATTTCCGATGAAGCTATTTCGGTGGCCTCTAGCATCGACAACATGGATCAGAATGTTTTCTTTCCGGCCGCGACCTTTATGTTTGGTGAGCAGAAGTTAAAGGCTGAATTTTCTGAAGCTGCTATCACTAAGTCATTGTCAACGCTTGAAAGCCTTCAAGGCGAACTTGTAGATATCGGGTTTGCCGATGCAGAACTCGCCCCTGAATTAAAGCAACAACTTGCTGGCAAAGTCGCCTTTATTGAACGTGGCAAAGTGTCCTTCGCCGATAAAATAAAACGGGCTCAAGAAGCTGGCGCCATCGCCGTGGTCGTGATGAATAACAGCGACACCCCGGTCCTTTTTGTGATGGGTGGAGACGCCACTTTTAATATTCCAGGAGTGATGATCTCTCGCAAAGATGGCATTAAAATCCGTGAAGAGATGGCCCGCAGTCCAGTTTCGGTGAACTTAAAAACGACCGACAAAGTGGAAAAACCTTGGTTGATCGATACCATTTCTGATTTCTCATCGCGCGGTCCCCGCTCTGAAGATGGCATGATTAAGCCTGAAATTGCGGCACCCGGTACAAACATCATCTCGGCAGATATGGGTATGGGCGATAAGGGCGCCGCGCTTTCGGGAACTTCCATGGCCGGCCCCCATATTGCGGGCGTCATGGCGTTGTTGAAACAAAAATTTCCTAGCTTAAGTGGCTTAGAGTTAAAATCCGTCCTTTTAGGTCACGGAAAAGTGATCGCTGATGCCAAAGGAAATACTTACTCCGTGAGCCGCCAGGGTGCGGGACGCGTGCAGGTATTTAGTTCCTTTAACGCCACCGTCGTGACGACGCCTTCGACTTTGTCATTTGGGATCACGGATTTAGAAAAACAAAAAACTTTAAGTATGAATCTTAAAGTTAAAAACATCTCTGCTAAAGCAGTTTCTTTAACGCCGACATGGAAGGGATCCAAGGCTTTAAAAGTTTCGGTACCGGCAATCTCGCTTGCCGCCGGAGAAGAAAAAACGGTTCTAATCAAGGCCGCTTTAACAGGCTCTCTGATGACCGCGCAAACAGAAGAGCTTGATGGGTTCTTGCAGCTGCGTGATGGTGAAGACTTAGCTTTGCAAATCCCTGCCCTTGCGATTGTTCGTCAAATTTCGCAAGTTAAAGCCACCTCTTTAGTTGTTGCGGCGACTTCGGAAGTCGACAGCTCTGGCAGTACGACGGAGTTAACCTTGGAAAACAAAGGGGTGAATTCGGGGGATGCTTATATCTTTAATTTGTTGGGGGTTGATAATCGCAAACCTAACAACAAACCGGACTGGTTCCCGAATCGCAATTGCGATATGCAATCAGCGGGTTACCGTATCGTGGAAAAAGACGGCACCCGTATCTTGCAAATCGCCGTGAAACTTTATGAGGGCATGACCACATGGCATTCTTGTGAAGTGAACGTGCAGATCGATTCTAATAACGACAATATCACTGATCAAGAAATCGCGGGCTTGCCGATGTCGAGCCTTCCGGGCCTTGATGGCGATCAATTTATCAGCCTTCTTTTAGATGGAACTAAAGCCCGTCAGTTGCGTAAGCAATTTGAAGCCGCGGTCAAAGAAGATCCCAAACTAAAAGAAGACTACACGGCCGCGGTTCAAGACACGCGGGGCATGTTGGCGGTTGATAACTCAACTCTTGCCATCATCGAGGCGAATATTTCTAAACTTGCGCTGTCAGACGGTGGCGAATTAAGTCTTAAGATTTCAACCACGCATCAAGATGCGGGAATTAATGAGTATGACGACTATCTAGAAAAGCAATCCACCCAATGGAAAAAGATTTCCGTGCACGCGCAAGCTCAAGGATATGTGAATATTCCAGAGGCTGTCACCCTAAAGGCGCAAGAAAAAGTGCAAGTGTCTTTGACGAAGGGTTATGGCGCGGAAAGTTTAGTGGTGTACATGCCACAAAATCGTTCGGTGCGTGATGTGCTTTTAGAAGACTCGCAGTCCCAAGTGATCAGTCCGGTGTTTAAAGTCACTGACGAACAAGAATAA
- a CDS encoding OsmC family protein, whose amino-acid sequence MDRKASALWEGDIKNGRGQLSSDSGVLKNHPYSFATRFGDTPGTNPEELIAAAHAGCFTMALAGALGKKGFTADKLETSATVTIGKDGEGFKIGSSRLKLRAQVPDIDEKTFRAIAEDAKANCPVSKVLNAEISLEIDFHQSIHAGASH is encoded by the coding sequence ATGGACAGAAAAGCCAGTGCATTATGGGAAGGTGATATTAAGAATGGCCGCGGTCAACTTTCATCAGACAGCGGGGTTCTAAAAAACCATCCGTATTCTTTTGCCACACGATTCGGCGATACACCGGGTACTAATCCCGAAGAACTTATTGCCGCCGCCCATGCGGGCTGTTTTACCATGGCGTTAGCGGGAGCTTTGGGTAAAAAAGGATTTACAGCTGATAAGCTGGAAACCTCTGCAACCGTCACAATCGGTAAAGACGGCGAAGGTTTCAAGATCGGATCTTCACGTTTGAAATTGCGCGCCCAAGTTCCAGATATTGACGAAAAAACCTTTCGTGCCATTGCCGAAGACGCTAAAGCCAATTGCCCGGTGTCTAAAGTTCTGAATGCCGAAATCTCACTAGAAATTGATTTCCATCAATCCATTCATGCGGGTGCTTCCCACTAA
- a CDS encoding GGDEF domain-containing protein, protein MKTWMKKLVDQFDMDWGGAHPNSEDGTAKKPNTPVLTEDRATLLYILDVYNKHLFEIQNHSVRKVRAKLDTFAKELVQANPEEAEKTMFRIRQFISSYRIDEYSYVQNTFDDFKRIIWDFADHLSEEAHAEDSSQADINQSLEGLREAVESNSIEDLRAKSREFINFYLKHQTTKNDRRSKRMESIKKNLTTVKKQLMEANQTARRDHMTGAHNRRSYDEQVRRYLQLQDIDKEPMTLIILDIDFFKKINDNYGHDFGDFVLKECVRLLQESFSREEDFIARLGGEEFGVILPGCNVEAATKMADEAMARIRKEAFVHENQTIRFTVSMGIAQYSPGESPDNWYKRADEALYESKQTGRNKYSLASKPGIKRVA, encoded by the coding sequence TTGAAAACGTGGATGAAAAAGCTTGTCGACCAATTCGATATGGACTGGGGTGGAGCTCACCCAAATTCAGAAGATGGCACAGCCAAGAAACCTAATACGCCGGTCTTAACCGAAGATCGTGCGACGTTGCTGTATATTTTAGACGTCTATAATAAGCATCTTTTTGAAATCCAGAATCATTCCGTGCGCAAAGTGCGCGCTAAGCTTGATACTTTTGCTAAAGAGCTAGTACAAGCCAATCCTGAAGAAGCCGAAAAAACGATGTTCCGCATCCGTCAGTTTATTTCAAGCTATCGCATTGATGAATACTCTTACGTGCAAAACACCTTTGATGATTTTAAGCGCATCATCTGGGACTTTGCCGACCACTTAAGCGAAGAGGCGCACGCCGAAGACTCTTCCCAAGCGGACATCAACCAAAGCCTTGAGGGCTTACGTGAAGCCGTAGAATCAAATTCGATTGAAGACTTGCGTGCAAAATCTCGTGAGTTCATCAACTTCTATTTAAAGCACCAAACGACGAAAAATGATCGTCGTTCAAAACGCATGGAATCTATCAAAAAGAATCTGACGACGGTGAAAAAACAACTGATGGAAGCCAATCAAACGGCCCGGCGCGATCACATGACCGGCGCCCACAATCGTCGCAGCTATGATGAACAAGTCCGCCGTTACTTGCAATTGCAAGACATCGATAAAGAACCGATGACGTTGATTATTTTAGATATCGACTTCTTTAAAAAGATCAACGACAACTATGGCCATGATTTTGGCGACTTCGTCTTAAAAGAATGCGTGCGCTTATTACAGGAAAGCTTTTCACGCGAAGAAGACTTTATTGCCCGCCTAGGTGGTGAAGAATTCGGGGTCATCCTTCCGGGATGTAACGTCGAAGCGGCAACAAAAATGGCTGACGAGGCCATGGCTCGCATCCGCAAGGAAGCCTTCGTTCATGAAAACCAAACGATTCGCTTCACCGTTTCTATGGGTATTGCTCAATACTCCCCCGGTGAATCACCCGATAACTGGTACAAACGCGCCGATGAAGCTTTATATGAGTCCAAACAAACTGGACGAAACAAGTATTCTCTGGCCTCTAAACCCGGTATCAAGCGCGTGGCATAA